A single Acidobacteriota bacterium DNA region contains:
- a CDS encoding alpha/beta fold hydrolase, giving the protein MTRRAAPAVRWAIVLAAVAAWSSIVLPAGQAPAAQAQAPARADPATGEATFNIFVNATPVGFERVQLSRADDGWIIRASGQVTGPLPSDIRRFELAYDDDWRPLSLAIDGVRTGIPFGLETTIAGGTATGTLTQRDSVEPFETTIDPASIVLPNYIYAPYEALAVRLNGIEPGTDLPVFVAPGGVITLRVNRVGTQRIDTAERTLVATTYSLTFADAERPLGAEVWVDEARRLLRLSIPSASLDVIRQDLSAASSRVTGEPHPGDEPVRVQTDGFSLATTVTAPPADAPPPEADGRAAVVLVPGPASSDRDGTRHGVSILREMAGALADRGLVVARYDRRGTGQSGGRAESAMLEDYADDVRAVVRHLQERDDVNRDRIAVVGHGEGGWIALLATRREGRVAGLVLIAAPAVSGEELVLEQQQMALDQLSLSDAERQERIDLQTRIHRAVLDGDSWEGIPQPLREPADTPWFRSFLAFDPEDSLRRIRQPVLILQGTLDQEMPSRHADRLENIAESRTRRGATVDRVQLEGVNHLLTPAETGSVEEYATLADAQISSSVVEAIVDWIARALPLDN; this is encoded by the coding sequence GTGACCCGGCGAGCCGCTCCCGCCGTTCGATGGGCCATCGTTCTTGCCGCGGTCGCCGCGTGGTCGTCCATCGTCCTCCCGGCGGGGCAGGCGCCAGCGGCGCAGGCGCAGGCGCCGGCGAGGGCCGATCCAGCTACGGGCGAAGCGACGTTCAACATCTTCGTCAACGCGACGCCGGTCGGCTTCGAGCGCGTGCAATTGAGCCGGGCCGACGATGGCTGGATCATCCGCGCGAGCGGACAGGTAACGGGGCCGCTTCCGAGCGACATCCGCAGGTTCGAGCTGGCTTACGACGACGACTGGCGGCCGCTGAGCCTGGCGATTGACGGGGTTCGCACCGGCATCCCGTTCGGGCTCGAGACCACCATCGCCGGCGGCACCGCTACCGGCACCCTGACGCAGCGGGACTCGGTCGAACCGTTCGAGACGACGATCGATCCCGCTTCGATCGTCCTGCCGAACTACATCTACGCGCCCTACGAGGCGCTGGCGGTGAGGCTGAACGGAATCGAGCCGGGCACGGACCTGCCGGTCTTCGTTGCACCGGGCGGCGTCATCACGCTGCGCGTCAACCGGGTCGGCACGCAACGGATCGACACCGCCGAACGGACGCTGGTCGCGACCACGTATAGTCTGACTTTCGCCGACGCCGAACGGCCGCTCGGGGCCGAGGTCTGGGTGGACGAGGCGCGGCGCCTGCTTCGTCTGAGCATCCCGTCCGCGTCGCTCGACGTGATCCGCCAGGACCTGTCGGCGGCATCGTCCCGGGTAACCGGCGAGCCGCACCCCGGAGACGAACCGGTCCGCGTGCAGACGGACGGCTTCAGCCTTGCCACGACGGTGACGGCGCCGCCGGCAGATGCGCCGCCGCCTGAAGCCGATGGCCGTGCGGCGGTCGTACTGGTTCCCGGTCCGGCGTCGTCCGATCGCGACGGAACGCGCCATGGCGTCTCGATACTCCGTGAAATGGCCGGGGCACTGGCCGACCGCGGCCTCGTCGTCGCGCGCTACGACCGTCGCGGAACGGGGCAAAGCGGGGGACGCGCGGAGTCGGCCATGCTGGAGGACTACGCCGACGACGTGCGTGCGGTAGTCCGCCACCTCCAGGAGCGTGACGACGTCAATCGTGACCGCATAGCCGTCGTAGGCCATGGCGAGGGTGGCTGGATCGCCCTGCTGGCGACACGCCGCGAGGGTCGCGTGGCTGGACTCGTGCTGATTGCGGCTCCCGCCGTCAGCGGCGAGGAACTGGTGCTGGAACAGCAGCAGATGGCGCTCGACCAACTGAGCCTCTCCGACGCGGAAAGGCAGGAGAGAATCGACCTCCAGACCCGCATCCACCGCGCGGTGCTGGACGGAGACAGTTGGGAGGGCATCCCCCAGCCGCTGCGTGAGCCGGCGGATACGCCCTGGTTCCGGAGCTTCCTGGCGTTCGATCCGGAAGACAGCCTGCGCCGCATCCGTCAGCCGGTGCTGATCCTTCAGGGCACCCTGGATCAGGAGATGCCGTCCCGCCACGCGGATCGGCTCGAGAACATCGCGGAAAGCCGGACCCGCCGCGGCGCGACCGTGGACCGCGTCCAGCTCGAGGGCGTCAACCACCTGCTGACGCCCGCCGAGACGGGCAGCGTCGAAGAGTACGCCACCCTTGCCGACGCACAGATCTCTTCCTCCGTTGTGGAGGCGATCGTCGACTGGATTGCCCGGGCGCTGCCGCTGGACAACTAG
- a CDS encoding HU family DNA-binding protein: MADGRMSKTKLHAHFAEKLGITRKDAGAFFDELAGLAEAELTRCGEFVLPGVCKLVLQNRPERTGRNPATGESITIAAKTVVKARIAKPLKDVVL, from the coding sequence ATGGCCGACGGCCGCATGAGCAAGACCAAGCTACACGCGCACTTTGCGGAGAAATTGGGTATCACCCGGAAGGACGCGGGCGCGTTCTTCGATGAGTTGGCCGGCCTGGCGGAGGCTGAGCTGACGCGGTGCGGCGAATTTGTGTTGCCAGGGGTCTGCAAGTTGGTTCTCCAGAACCGGCCCGAGCGCACCGGCCGGAATCCGGCGACCGGCGAATCGATCACGATCGCGGCCAAGACGGTGGTTAAGGCCCGGATCGCAAAGCCGCTCAAGGACGTGGTGCTCTAG
- a CDS encoding FAD-binding oxidoreductase, which translates to MRGPESTVCGWGRVGVAGREVWSDDLVRLSERAILFRGLGRSYGDASLPPPSAPEVACTVLGDRLIDFDETTGRLRAEAGVSLASLVELFLPRGWFVPVTPGTRYVTLGGMVAADVHGKNHHVDGCVGAFVDALRLRTAGGRIVDCSRGEEAELFHATVGGMGLTGHILELTLRLTRVPSPWIERESVRASGIQALLETLENSSADWPFTVAWADLLARGAQLGRGIVYRGRWAGADRAPQGTPAAPSAIDVPFEAPEWLLNRASIGLFNALRYRRHGSGLRRAVESPYSFFYPLDRIGNWNRLYGARGLTQYQCVIPDSRGVEGVHQVLDCIARRRAPVFLCVIKNCGDEGSGLLSFPLRGMSLALDLPVGDGIQDLVDALNELVVDLGGRIYLAKDAFTRPEHFRAMEPRLDRWLTVRRRWDPEVRLRSAQSVRLLGDPA; encoded by the coding sequence GTGAGGGGTCCGGAATCCACCGTGTGCGGCTGGGGGCGCGTCGGCGTCGCCGGCCGCGAGGTCTGGTCGGATGACCTGGTGCGGCTCAGCGAGCGAGCCATCCTCTTCCGAGGCCTTGGCCGGTCGTACGGCGATGCGTCGCTGCCCCCGCCCTCGGCGCCGGAAGTCGCGTGCACGGTACTGGGCGACCGCCTCATCGACTTCGACGAGACCACGGGCCGGCTCCGGGCGGAAGCCGGCGTGAGTCTGGCGTCGCTCGTCGAGTTGTTCCTGCCGCGCGGCTGGTTCGTGCCGGTCACCCCTGGCACGCGCTACGTCACGCTGGGAGGCATGGTTGCGGCGGACGTCCACGGAAAGAACCATCACGTGGACGGTTGCGTCGGAGCATTCGTCGACGCGCTCCGCCTGCGGACCGCCGGCGGCCGGATCGTCGACTGCTCACGTGGGGAAGAGGCGGAACTGTTCCACGCCACCGTCGGCGGGATGGGCCTGACGGGGCACATCCTCGAGTTGACGCTGCGCCTCACGCGCGTCCCTTCTCCGTGGATCGAGCGCGAGAGCGTTCGGGCATCCGGCATCCAGGCGCTGCTGGAGACGCTGGAAAACTCGAGCGCGGACTGGCCCTTCACCGTCGCGTGGGCCGATCTGCTGGCGCGCGGCGCGCAGCTTGGACGGGGAATCGTCTACCGGGGCCGCTGGGCCGGGGCCGACCGGGCGCCGCAAGGGACTCCGGCGGCGCCGTCCGCGATCGACGTTCCGTTCGAGGCGCCGGAGTGGCTGCTCAACCGGGCGTCGATCGGTCTGTTCAACGCGTTGCGCTACCGCCGGCATGGCAGTGGGCTACGCCGGGCCGTCGAGTCGCCTTACAGCTTCTTCTATCCCCTCGACCGGATCGGCAACTGGAACCGCCTCTACGGCGCCCGCGGCCTGACCCAGTACCAGTGCGTGATTCCCGACTCGCGGGGTGTCGAGGGCGTCCATCAGGTGCTCGATTGCATTGCCCGGCGCCGCGCACCGGTCTTTCTCTGCGTAATCAAGAACTGCGGAGACGAGGGAAGTGGACTGCTGTCGTTCCCGCTGCGCGGAATGTCCCTCGCGCTCGACCTGCCGGTCGGCGACGGCATTCAGGATCTGGTCGACGCGCTGAACGAGCTCGTGGTCGATCTGGGAGGGCGAATCTACCTTGCCAAGGACGCGTTCACGCGGCCGGAGCACTTCCGTGCGATGGAACCGCGGCTTGACCGCTGGCTGACCGTGCGGCGGCGTTGGGATCCGGAAGTCCGCCTCCGGAGCGCACAGTCGGTCCGGCTGCTGGGAGACCCGGCATGA
- the queF gene encoding NADPH-dependent 7-cyano-7-deazaguanine reductase QueF, giving the protein MGQGARGPELAVSAGAAEHPAIETFPNPSPERDYEIAIRCPEFTSVCPKTGLPDFGEIRITYVPEDRCIELKALKLYMVAFRNQGIFYEAVTNRILDDLVAACRPRRMTVVGDFSVRGGISTQVTADYVQP; this is encoded by the coding sequence ATGGGGCAGGGGGCACGCGGACCGGAACTGGCCGTCTCGGCCGGAGCCGCCGAGCACCCGGCCATTGAGACGTTCCCCAACCCATCGCCGGAACGCGATTACGAGATCGCCATTCGCTGTCCCGAGTTCACATCAGTCTGTCCCAAGACCGGCTTGCCCGACTTCGGCGAGATCCGGATCACCTACGTCCCCGAAGACCGCTGTATAGAGCTGAAAGCGCTGAAGTTGTATATGGTGGCATTCCGGAACCAGGGGATCTTCTACGAGGCGGTTACCAACCGCATCCTTGACGACCTGGTCGCGGCGTGCCGGCCGCGCCGGATGACGGTGGTGGGCGACTTCTCGGTGCGCGGCGGAATCTCGACGCAGGTGACGGCGGACTATGTACAGCCATGA
- a CDS encoding SDR family NAD(P)-dependent oxidoreductase — protein sequence MNVVLLGATRGMGRAVARRLAERGDAVCLLGRDRAVLEASARDLQVRAGLPEPLPVAYCDLERPDSFASALDAAAGALGRIDAVVVTAGHFSTEDDLAASEPDAARLLATVNFANTVGFCEAARRRLLADGGGSLCVFSSVAGDRGRTPVVTYGATKAGLTAYLEGLDHRYARDGLRVICVKPGFVRTGMTAGLKPPPFAGNPDPVARRVVRAIDRGVPVVYAPAVWRWIMLVVRWLPRAIMRRVRF from the coding sequence ATGAACGTCGTTCTGCTCGGCGCGACGCGCGGAATGGGTCGCGCCGTAGCCAGGCGGCTCGCGGAACGGGGCGACGCGGTCTGCCTGTTGGGACGTGACCGCGCGGTCCTCGAGGCGTCCGCTCGCGATCTGCAGGTCCGGGCCGGGCTGCCCGAGCCGTTGCCGGTGGCGTACTGCGATCTGGAGCGGCCCGACAGCTTCGCTTCCGCGCTCGATGCCGCCGCGGGGGCGCTCGGCCGGATCGACGCGGTGGTGGTGACCGCCGGCCACTTCTCGACCGAGGACGATCTCGCCGCGTCGGAACCGGACGCGGCGCGCCTGCTCGCAACGGTCAATTTCGCGAACACCGTGGGCTTCTGCGAAGCGGCCCGCCGGCGCCTGCTGGCGGACGGCGGCGGCTCGCTGTGCGTCTTCTCGTCGGTTGCCGGCGACCGGGGCCGCACGCCGGTCGTCACCTACGGCGCTACGAAGGCGGGGCTGACCGCGTACCTCGAAGGCCTCGACCACCGCTACGCACGCGACGGACTGCGCGTCATCTGCGTCAAGCCAGGCTTCGTCCGGACCGGGATGACCGCCGGCCTGAAGCCGCCGCCTTTCGCGGGCAATCCCGATCCGGTCGCACGCCGCGTGGTTCGCGCAATCGACCGCGGCGTGCCGGTCGTCTACGCTCCCGCCGTCTGGCGCTGGATAATGCTGGTGGTCCGCTGGCTGCCGCGCGCCATCATGCGTCGGGTCCGCTTCTGA
- a CDS encoding folate-binding protein YgfZ — translation MSLGSGPVTCPLARMIQPSSARLNCTRSKPTGVALTKMLNVASPVAGSALAGACACAAGACPAGRTMDDHAATAARTMAHRTAGAARRVTVAAYHLPMQPNGYAALRTAAALRTPADRGWIAVNGSDRGRFLQGLLTNDVAVLEPGGGCYAAYLTPQGRMLADMHLLAEADRIVVDLHHSVKDRLLERWDDLIFTEDVELSDLTPDTVAVDLCGPGASSMLSRMADAPTGAGAVTLYRHRAGRIASHAVTVARIDELGIEGYRLRMARDAGDALRHALAEAGAVEADAAAWEAVRVESGRPAFPVDMDDGTIPLEAGITDRAIDFDKGCYVGQEVIIRVLHRGQGRIARKLAGLTLDSAADSPAGGSVPGPGAAVSHGGDAETGRVTSAVHSPALGRPIALAYLPRILADAPGTEVAVVTERGDAPAVVTSLPFV, via the coding sequence ATGTCGCTCGGAAGCGGCCCCGTTACCTGTCCGCTCGCGCGGATGATCCAGCCATCGTCGGCCCGGCTCAATTGCACGCGCTCGAAGCCGACCGGCGTCGCGTTGACGAAGATGTTGAACGTCGCTTCGCCCGTAGCTGGATCGGCCCTCGCCGGCGCCTGCGCCTGCGCCGCTGGCGCCTGCCCCGCCGGGAGGACGATGGACGACCACGCGGCGACCGCGGCAAGAACGATGGCCCATCGAACGGCGGGAGCGGCTCGCCGGGTCACCGTCGCAGCATATCATCTGCCCATGCAGCCGAACGGATACGCCGCGCTCCGCACCGCCGCCGCCTTGCGCACGCCAGCCGATCGCGGATGGATAGCCGTCAACGGCTCGGATCGCGGCCGGTTTCTGCAGGGTCTTCTGACCAACGACGTCGCCGTGCTGGAGCCGGGAGGAGGCTGCTATGCCGCTTACCTGACGCCGCAGGGACGCATGCTTGCCGATATGCATCTGCTGGCGGAAGCGGATCGGATCGTCGTCGATCTCCACCACAGCGTGAAGGACCGCCTGCTAGAACGTTGGGACGATCTGATCTTCACCGAGGATGTCGAATTGTCCGACCTGACGCCCGACACGGTTGCCGTCGATCTTTGCGGTCCCGGCGCATCCTCCATGCTGTCGCGCATGGCCGATGCGCCCACCGGCGCGGGCGCCGTGACGCTTTATCGGCATCGCGCCGGCAGGATCGCGTCGCACGCCGTGACGGTGGCGCGGATCGACGAGCTCGGCATCGAGGGCTACCGCCTGCGGATGGCGCGAGACGCGGGGGACGCGCTGCGCCACGCGCTCGCGGAGGCCGGCGCCGTCGAAGCCGATGCCGCGGCGTGGGAAGCGGTTCGCGTAGAGTCGGGCCGTCCCGCGTTCCCCGTTGACATGGACGACGGAACGATTCCGCTGGAAGCGGGCATCACGGACCGGGCCATCGACTTCGACAAGGGTTGCTACGTCGGCCAGGAGGTGATCATTCGCGTCCTTCACCGGGGCCAGGGGCGCATTGCCCGCAAGCTGGCCGGCCTGACGCTGGACTCCGCGGCCGACAGCCCCGCTGGCGGATCCGTTCCCGGCCCGGGGGCCGCCGTTTCCCACGGCGGCGATGCGGAGACGGGCCGCGTTACCAGCGCCGTCCACTCGCCGGCGCTGGGCCGGCCGATTGCGCTCGCCTATCTTCCGCGCATCCTCGCGGATGCTCCCGGCACGGAGGTTGCCGTTGTCACGGAACGGGGCGACGCGCCGGCCGTCGTCACGTCCCTGCCCTTCGTCTGA
- the lipB gene encoding lipoyl(octanoyl) transferase LipB: MTRLSTARPLAVRRLGVVPFADAVRLQEQLVVDRQHDRIPDQLLLLEHPPVVTLGVGARRDNLLVPPDELARRGIELHETRRGGDITFHGPGQLIGYPILLLKPDRCDVHRYVRDLEEAIIRAVERFGVQAGRIGGLTGVWVGNDKLAAIGVRLSRWVTSHGFALNVTTRLQDFELIRACGLAGHGVTSLAQLTGGEPELDQVSDAVAESFGEVFDRATGGAVSEAGISRPAPPAALRVPAG, from the coding sequence ATGACACGACTGTCCACGGCCCGGCCGCTGGCGGTCCGCCGGCTCGGCGTCGTCCCGTTCGCCGACGCGGTGCGGTTGCAGGAGCAGCTCGTAGTCGATCGCCAGCATGACCGGATCCCGGATCAACTGCTGTTGCTGGAGCACCCGCCCGTCGTCACGCTCGGTGTCGGCGCGCGCCGCGACAACCTGCTCGTTCCGCCGGACGAGCTCGCGCGGCGGGGTATCGAGCTGCACGAGACGCGCCGAGGCGGCGACATTACCTTTCACGGTCCGGGGCAGTTGATCGGGTATCCCATCCTCCTGCTGAAGCCGGACCGGTGCGACGTCCATCGCTATGTCCGCGATCTGGAAGAGGCGATCATCCGCGCCGTGGAGCGCTTTGGCGTCCAGGCGGGCCGCATCGGCGGACTGACCGGCGTCTGGGTAGGGAACGACAAGCTGGCGGCCATTGGCGTTCGTCTCTCGCGGTGGGTGACGTCGCACGGCTTCGCCCTGAATGTCACCACCCGCCTGCAGGACTTCGAACTGATCCGCGCCTGCGGCCTGGCCGGCCATGGCGTAACGTCGCTCGCGCAGCTCACCGGCGGCGAGCCGGAACTCGACCAGGTTTCCGACGCCGTCGCCGAGTCGTTCGGGGAGGTCTTCGATCGCGCAACGGGCGGCGCCGTCAGCGAGGCGGGGATCAGTCGGCCCGCGCCGCCTGCAGCTCTTCGCGTTCCCGCGGGCTGA
- a CDS encoding FHA domain-containing protein, producing the protein MPESGPTMWILREEGDEPRMLRLPPGAIRTVGRGRRSDFVMSDPMMSRVHCRLVASEAELVVEDLDSTNGTFVNGGRVETIALQEGDRLRIGRSEFTVVRDA; encoded by the coding sequence ATGCCGGAGTCGGGACCGACGATGTGGATCCTGCGGGAGGAGGGTGACGAACCACGGATGCTCCGTCTCCCGCCGGGAGCCATCCGGACGGTGGGAAGAGGGCGCAGGTCCGACTTCGTCATGTCCGACCCAATGATGTCGCGTGTCCACTGCCGCCTGGTGGCGTCCGAGGCGGAGTTGGTGGTCGAGGATCTCGACAGCACGAACGGCACGTTCGTCAACGGCGGGCGGGTCGAGACAATCGCGCTGCAGGAGGGAGATCGACTGCGGATCGGTCGATCCGAATTCACCGTCGTCCGGGACGCGTGA
- a CDS encoding 2-oxo acid dehydrogenase subunit E2 translates to MATNVLMPQLGESIAEGTIVRWNKAVGESVDRDEPLFEVSTDKVDAEVPSPVGGVVAELRVQAGETVAVDSVVAVIAAPGAGVTAGVAPTPSPKEAAEAASEAPAGVAADEESSSASPPGATLPAHPATGGSDVRLSPVVRRLAREHGVDPADVPGTGGGGRVTREDILGHVAARGTEGAGAGAKGERVEPLSVMRQQIASHMIASRRTSAHVHTIFDVDFTHVAGLLGAHAEAYAARGIRLTYLSFVAKAVVDALGAVPIVNATLSEDGVSVRYRSEIGLGIAVALDGGEGLIVPVIRDAGAKSLGKLSQAIVDLATRAREKKLSPDEVQGGTFTITNPGVFGSIAGMPIINQPQAAILCIGAVERRPVVLDDDTITPRHRCYLTLGFDHRLIDGAIADRFMSVVKNAIEQFDDAQL, encoded by the coding sequence ATGGCTACGAACGTCCTGATGCCTCAGCTCGGCGAGTCGATTGCCGAGGGGACTATCGTTCGTTGGAACAAGGCGGTCGGCGAGTCTGTCGATCGCGACGAACCACTTTTCGAAGTCTCGACCGACAAGGTCGACGCCGAGGTTCCGTCACCCGTTGGCGGCGTGGTGGCGGAGCTCCGCGTGCAGGCGGGCGAGACGGTGGCCGTCGATAGTGTCGTCGCGGTCATCGCGGCGCCGGGCGCCGGGGTGACTGCGGGCGTCGCGCCCACTCCCTCGCCCAAAGAAGCTGCGGAGGCTGCCTCCGAGGCGCCGGCGGGAGTCGCCGCCGACGAGGAGTCGTCATCGGCGTCGCCCCCCGGCGCGACGCTGCCGGCGCACCCTGCGACGGGCGGCAGCGATGTGCGGCTTTCCCCGGTGGTTCGCCGCCTGGCGCGTGAGCACGGCGTCGATCCGGCAGATGTGCCCGGCACCGGCGGAGGTGGACGCGTCACGCGCGAGGACATCCTGGGGCATGTGGCCGCCCGCGGCACGGAGGGCGCGGGTGCGGGCGCGAAAGGCGAGCGGGTGGAGCCGCTGTCGGTCATGCGGCAGCAGATCGCAAGCCACATGATCGCCAGCCGCCGGACGTCCGCGCACGTCCACACGATCTTCGACGTCGACTTCACGCATGTCGCGGGGTTGCTGGGCGCCCACGCCGAGGCCTACGCGGCGCGCGGTATCCGGTTGACCTATCTGTCGTTTGTCGCCAAGGCGGTGGTCGATGCGCTGGGGGCCGTCCCGATTGTGAACGCGACGCTCTCGGAGGATGGCGTTTCGGTGCGTTACCGTTCGGAGATCGGGCTCGGGATTGCGGTCGCCCTCGATGGCGGGGAGGGCCTGATCGTGCCGGTGATCCGCGACGCCGGCGCGAAGAGCCTGGGCAAGCTGAGTCAGGCGATCGTCGATCTGGCGACGCGTGCCCGGGAAAAGAAGCTCTCGCCCGACGAGGTGCAGGGCGGCACGTTCACGATCACCAACCCGGGTGTCTTCGGATCGATCGCCGGCATGCCAATCATCAATCAGCCCCAGGCGGCCATCCTCTGCATTGGCGCCGTCGAGCGACGGCCCGTCGTGCTCGATGACGACACGATAACGCCGCGCCATCGTTGCTATCTGACGCTTGGTTTCGACCACCGGCTGATCGACGGCGCGATCGCCGACCGGTTCATGTCGGTGGTGAAGAACGCCATAGAGCAGTTCGACGACGCGCAACTGTAA
- a CDS encoding SDR family oxidoreductase, with the protein MAGEQAAVAAPQLDGRAAVVTGGSRGIGRAVAGALLTAGADVVISGRSPGALREAADELAAGAASNGYGRLEAIEADVRRPDDAARLVRAAVDRFGGLDILINNAGVGNFAPVAEQSIDDWLQIIETNLHGVFYCCRAAIPELRDRGGGWIINISSLAGCNPFPNGAAYCASKAGLDAFTHSLMQELRHDSIRVTEVAPGSVGTEFAGSDHRHAAAPWKLTAEDVAQVVMDLLAHDARSLPSRVELRPSRPPRK; encoded by the coding sequence ATGGCCGGGGAACAGGCGGCAGTTGCGGCGCCGCAGTTGGACGGGCGGGCGGCGGTAGTGACTGGCGGTTCCCGAGGAATCGGCCGAGCAGTGGCCGGGGCTCTGCTGACGGCGGGCGCCGATGTCGTCATTTCCGGTCGGTCGCCTGGTGCGCTGCGTGAGGCGGCGGATGAACTGGCGGCGGGCGCGGCGTCGAACGGTTACGGACGACTCGAAGCCATCGAGGCGGACGTTCGCCGGCCGGACGATGCCGCGCGGCTCGTCCGGGCCGCCGTCGATCGTTTCGGCGGACTCGACATCCTGATCAACAACGCCGGAGTCGGGAATTTCGCACCGGTCGCAGAGCAGTCCATCGACGACTGGCTGCAGATTATCGAGACGAACCTCCACGGCGTCTTCTATTGCTGCCGGGCCGCCATCCCGGAGCTGCGCGATCGAGGCGGCGGCTGGATCATCAACATCAGCAGCCTTGCCGGGTGCAATCCCTTCCCGAACGGCGCCGCCTACTGCGCCTCGAAGGCGGGCCTTGACGCATTCACCCATTCGTTGATGCAGGAGTTGCGTCACGACAGCATCCGTGTGACTGAAGTGGCGCCCGGTTCGGTCGGCACCGAGTTCGCCGGGTCCGATCACCGGCATGCGGCGGCGCCCTGGAAACTGACCGCCGAGGATGTCGCGCAGGTGGTGATGGACCTGCTTGCGCACGACGCGCGCAGCCTGCCGAGCCGCGTCGAGCTTCGTCCGTCGCGGCCGCCGCGCAAGTGA
- a CDS encoding UbiA prenyltransferase family protein, which yields MTAIVRLIRPRDWLKNVFVLMPLPFALGASGTFEPLVVVVGLAAMSLVSSAAYVFNDLWDAGRDRLHPDKQRRPIAAGAVSPVAAGLLGLALAAAGGGLAIAGAPAGAGVVLLGYAGLQLVYTLYGKHLPLVDVTLLSSGFVLRVLLGCALVGVTPSSWLLLCSSSLALFLALAKRRGDLLRGVDDTHRPSLAGYSRVFLEQGLTIAAGLTIMGYALYCMDAPVLAPGREFLTLPFVVFGVLEYLRIVHVHGAGAAPVDVLLSSRSLLACGAGWVVAALYSVGAVTVP from the coding sequence ATGACCGCAATCGTCCGCCTGATCCGGCCCCGCGACTGGCTGAAGAACGTCTTCGTTCTGATGCCGCTGCCGTTCGCGCTCGGGGCGAGCGGGACGTTCGAACCGTTGGTGGTCGTGGTCGGGCTGGCGGCAATGAGTCTGGTCAGCTCGGCTGCCTACGTGTTCAACGACCTGTGGGACGCCGGCCGCGACCGCCTGCATCCCGACAAGCAGCGTCGTCCGATCGCCGCCGGCGCGGTCTCGCCGGTTGCCGCCGGCCTCCTGGGTCTCGCCCTGGCCGCCGCTGGCGGGGGACTCGCCATCGCCGGCGCGCCGGCCGGAGCCGGCGTCGTACTCCTGGGCTACGCCGGCCTGCAGCTCGTCTACACCCTGTACGGCAAGCACCTGCCGCTCGTCGACGTCACTCTCCTCTCATCAGGCTTCGTTCTGCGCGTGCTCCTTGGCTGCGCGCTGGTCGGTGTGACGCCATCGAGCTGGCTGCTTCTCTGCTCGTCGTCGCTCGCGCTATTCCTGGCCCTCGCCAAGCGGCGGGGCGATCTGTTGCGCGGCGTCGACGACACCCACCGGCCGAGTCTTGCCGGCTACAGCCGGGTGTTCCTGGAACAGGGACTGACGATCGCGGCCGGGCTGACCATCATGGGTTACGCGCTCTATTGCATGGACGCGCCGGTGCTGGCGCCGGGGCGTGAGTTCCTGACTCTGCCGTTCGTCGTCTTCGGCGTGCTCGAGTACCTGCGGATCGTGCACGTGCACGGAGCGGGCGCGGCCCCGGTGGACGTCCTGCTGTCGTCCCGGTCGCTGCTTGCCTGCGGAGCCGGCTGGGTCGTGGCGGCGCTCTACAGCGTCGGAGCGGTGACCGTGCCGTGA